The [Clostridium] scindens ATCC 35704 nucleotide sequence TGCGGGACAAGGGGAACTGGAAAGACGACTGTGGCAAAGATATTTGCGAAAGCGGTAAACTGCGAGCATCCGGTAGATGGAAGCCCATGCGGGGAATGCGCCATGTGCAGATCGATCGCCGCGGGCACGTCTATGAATGTGATAGAGATTGATGCCGCGTCCAACAACGGCGTGGACAATATCCGCGAGATCCGCGAGGAGGTGGCGTACCGGCCTACAGAAGGAAGGTACAAAGTCTATATTATAGATGAGGTCCATATGCTTTCTATAGGAGCATTCAATGCGCTGCTGAAAACATTGGAAGAGCCCCCGGAATATGTGATATTTATTCTGGCCACAACGGAAGCCCATAAGATACCCATTACGATTTTAAGCCGATGCCAGCGGTATGATTTCAAGAGAATATCGATTGAGACCATATCCGACAGGCTCCGGGAATTGGTTGACAAGGAGGGGTGGGAGGTGGAGGAAAAGGCCGTGCGCTATATTGCGAAGATGGCGGATGGCTCCATGAGAGACTCCTTAAGCCTGCTGGATCAATGCGTTGCCTTCTACATTGGTGAGAAACTGACCTATGATCATGTGCTTGAAGTGCTGGGAGCTGTGGATACGGAGACATTCAGCAGGCTGCTTCGGGAACTGCTTTCCATGGATGTGCATAAGGTAATAGTGACGGTAGAAGAACTGGTGATGCAGGGGAGGGAACTGTCCCAGCTGGCATCGGATTTCACCTGGTATCTGCGCAACCTGCTCCTTGTAAAAAGTTCTGACAATATGGAAGATGTGCTGGACGTGTCCACGGAAAATCTGACCCAGTTAAAAGAAGAGGCCCAGATGATTGACAATGACACGCTAATCCGGTATATTAGAATTTTCTCGGACCTTACCAATCAGTTAAAATACGCCACCCAGAAAAGGGTACTGCTGGAGGTTACGCTGATAAAGTTATGCCGGCCGGCCATGGATCAGAATCAGGATGCGCTTCTTGACCGGATCAGGCTGATTGAAAAACAGTTAGAAGAAGGACTTTTAGACAGCGCTGTAAGGGAAAAGGTAGTCTATGTCAACTCGGATGGCCCCGCAGAACAGAAAGAGAAGCCAAGGCCCGAACTGCCCAAGGCGCTAAACGAAGATGTAAAGGCAGTGGCCCAGGACTTCCGCACCATTGCAAATGACGCATCGCCGCTTCTTCGAACGTATTTGAAGAAAGCCAGGCTAAGCCCGGGAGAGGGCAGCCGCCTGCTCATCGTACTTCCGGACGAAGTAAGCGCCGCTGCGGTGGGGACTGCGGAGCATAAAGAAGAGATAGAGAGGCTCATTGAAGAAAAGATAGGAAAACAGGTCGATATAGAAGTCCGGCAGCTGGAAGAAGGCCGAAGGTTTGAGGATAGTTTCGTGGATCTTGAGAATTTGATCCATATGGAAATAACAGTAGAAGATTAGGAGGATATGAAGATGGCAAAACGTGGAGGATTTCCGGGAGGAGGAATGCCTGGGAATATGGCAAATCTGATGAAGCAGGCACAGAAGATGCAGCGTCAGATGGAAGAACAGGCAAAAGAAATGGAGACAAAGGAGTTTACTGCCACTGCCGGAGGCGGGGCAGTAGAAGTAACGGTATCAGGAACGAAGAAGGTATTGAAGGTCAAGCTGGACGAGGAAGCCGTAGATCCGGATGACGTGGAGATGCTGGAGGATCTGATCGTTGCGGCGGTGAATGAGGCGATGGATAAGGTGGATGAAGTGTCCGCGTCAGCCATGTCCAAGTTCACAGGCGGCATGGGCGGACAGATGCCTGGATTGTTCTAGCAGGGAGCGTAAGAAATGGATTATTACAGTAGCCAGATGAGCAAGTTAATTGAAGAATTGTCATGCCTCCCGGGCATAGGTTCAAAGTCAGCGGCAAGGCTGGCTTTTCACTTGATACACATGCCCCTGGATGACGTAAAAAGGCTGGCGTCCACGATGGTCGAGGCGCGGGAGAATGTCAGATACTGCGCGCAGTGCTATACGCTGACGGATCAAGAACTTTGCCCGATCTGCAGTAACAGCAGCAGAGATCACAAGACGATCATGGTAGTAGAGAACACCAGAGACCTGGCAGCATATGAAAAGACAGGGAAATACAACGGCGTGTACCATGTTCTGCATGGGGCGATCTCGCCAATGCTTGGCATTGGGCCGGAGGATATCAAATTAAAAGAACTGATCGAGCGCTTGCAGGGGGACGTGGATGAGGTGATCATCGCCACGAATTCCAGCTTGGAAGGGGAGACTACGGCTATGTATATCAGCAAGCTGATCAAGCCTACAGGAATCAAGGTTAGTAGGATTGCCAGCGGCGTTCCGGTTGGAGGAGACTTGGAGTATATTGACGAAGTGACCCTTTTGAGGGCGCTGGAAGGCAGGACACAGTTGTAAATGCAAAAGGGGGCGGGCAATTAATTGTGGATTGACCTGTCCCCGTTGAGGTGATAAGAGAGAATGGGAAAGAAAAAAGTTACATCTACAGATATCGCGAGGGCCGCCGGAGTATCGCAATCTACCGTCTCCATGGTTCTGAACAAAAAGTACAATGTATCTTTTTCAAAAGAAACTGTGGAAAAAGTCGAGAATGCCGCGAAAGAATTAGGATATGTCCCTCCGAAGCGCAAGACGAAAAAAGGTGCCAGGCAGGAGAAACTTTTGGTGATCTTTTGTTCCAACCTTACGAACCCTTATTATGTCATGCTGCTTCAGGGAATTGAGTCCAGGGCAAAAGAGCAGGGATTCGGCCTCTTTGTCTGCAATACCCAGAGAGATTTGAGAATGGAGGAGCGGTATCTTAAAATGATGTGGGAATTGCGTCCTCTGGGAATCATTTACACCTGCAACCCAAGCCACTGCTTTATGGATCTGTTGAAAGAACTGTCTGAAAAGATTCCGGTGGCAGTCATTAACAACCAGAATGAGAAGATGAGTGTGGATGCAGTGGAACTGGACAACTCCAAACTAGGAAGAATTATGGCACGCCATCTTCTGGAACTTGGGCATCGGAAGGTGGCCTATATCGCGCCTCCTCTTACAGCCCGGCAGAAGCAGCGCTCCAAGCGCGTGGAAGGATTTCTGAAGGTATATGAGCAGGCCGGCCTCAGGGATCAGGTGATTATTAAGGCCGCGAGGGAAGAGTTCGATCAGGATGTGGCCCTTATTGATTCGGAATATAAGATCGGCTATGATCTGACCCGCGAACTTTTGCAGGAGACCAGGGATATTACGGCGATTGCGGGACTTAACGACATGATCGCCTTTGGAATTATGGATGCGCTCCATGAGGCAAAGATAAAGGTTCCTGCTGATATGTCTGTTATGGGATGCGATAATACGCTGTTTGCCCGTATGCATAAGGTGGAATTGACGACCATTGAGCATTTTGTCATATTTAAAGGACGGGACGCCTGCGATATCATTATGAAAAAGATAGCCTCCCACCACACCCAGTATTCAGAGACCCCTCCCATCAGCACTTATCATGTAGAGTATGAGCCAAAACTGATCGTGCGGGGGACGACCGCGTATGCCAAAGGGAAAAAGAAAAAATAAAATTAATTTATTCCAGGAAATTATTATTAATAATAAAGTGGCAAAAAATAAAAAGAATAGTAAAATCATTGGAATAAATAATTTTTTAAAGAAAATCAGAAGAAAAATTACTTGTATGTAATTAATAAAATGTAGATATTAATAGAAAAAATTATTAATAAATCTTATGCGCTATTGACCAAACTTCATCCTATAAGTTATAATTCTAGCATGTGGCAAATAGCGGAAAGTGAAGGGATTCACGGAATTTAAAGGAGGAAGAAAATGAGGTTTTTCATTGACACAGCCAAGGTAGAGGATATTAAGAAGGCGAATGATATGGGAGTTATCTGTGGCGTAACCACCAACCCATCTCTGATCGCAAAAGAAGGAAGAGTATTTGAGGAAGTTATCGCGGAGATCGCGTCTATCGTAGACGGACCGATCAGCGGAGAAGTTAAAGCGACTACAGTTGACGCCGAAGGCATGATTGCAGAAGGAAGAGAGATTGCTAAGATTCATAAGAATATGGTAGTAAAGCTTCCAATGACCGTTGAAGGCTTGAAGGCATGCAAGCAGCTGACATCCGAGGGAATCAAGACGAATGTTACATTAGTATTTACGGCTAACCAGGCTTTGCTGGCAGCAAGGGCTGGCGCAACTTATGTCTCTCCATTCCTGGGACGTCTGGATGACATTTCCGTAAGAGGAACAGATCTGATAGCAGAGATCGCGCAGATCTTTGATGTGGCAGGAATCGAGACTCAGATTATAGCAGCCAGCGTACGTAATCCGATCCATGTAACAGACTGCGCGCTGGCAGGAGCCGATATCGCGACGGTTCCATATGCGGTGATCGAGCAGATGACCAAGCATCCGCTGACAGATGCGGGAATTGCAAAATTCCAGGCTGATTATAAAGCAGTATTTGGCGAATAATCCATCATACAGACAGGAGGAGCATCATGAACAAATTTGAGTTAATGAAGACTGCCAATGAGATCCGTAAAGGCATCGTTACGGCGGTTCACAGCGCTAAGTCCGGACATCCGGGCGGATCTTTATCTGCAGCGGATATCTATACATATCTGTTTTTTGAAGAAATGAATATCGATCCGAAAGACCCCGAAAAGGCAGACCGCGACCGTTTTGTTTTATCAAAAGGCCACACTGCCCCGGGATATTATTCAACTTTGGCAAACAGAGGATTTTTCCCGGTAGAGGACCTTACCACATTGCGCAAGGTGGGATCTTACCTTCAGGGGCACCCGGATATGAAGCACATTCCGGGAGTAGACATGTCAAGCGGCTCTCTGGGACAGGGAATCTCCGCGGCAGTCGGAATGGCTATCTCCGCGAAATTATCCGGAGATGGCTACCGTGTATATACGCTGCTTGGAGACGGAGAGATTCAGGAAGGACAGGTATGGGAAGCATCCATGCTGGCAGCACACCGCAAGTTGGATAACCTGGTGGTCATAGTAGACAATAACAACCTTCAGATTGACGGAGCCATTGATGAGGTTAACTCCCCATATCCGATCGATAAGAAGTTTGAAGCATTTAATTTCCATGTGATCAATATTGATGGCCATGATTTTGATGCTATTGACGCTGCCTTTAAGGAGGCCAGAGCCACCAAAGGACAGCCGACGGCTATTATTGCAAAGACAATCAAAGGAAAAGACGTTTCCTTTATGGAAAACCAGGCTTCCTGGCACGGCGCGGCTCCGAATGACGAGCAGTATGCGGTTGCTATGGCAGACTTGGAGAAAGTAGGTGAAGCATTATGTCAGAAGTAAAGAAGATTGCAACAAGAGAAAGTTACGGTAATGCTTTGGTTGAATTAGGAAAAGCCCATGAGGATGTCGTGGTACTGGACGCCGATCTGGCAGCGGCCACGAAGACAGGTACTTTTAAGAAGGCTTTTCCGGAGCGTCATATTGACTGCGGTATTGCTGAGTGTAATATGATCGGAGTGGCAGCGGGCATTGCTGCTACAGGCAAGGTGCCGTTTGCGAGTTCTTTCGCTATGTTCGCGGCAGGACGCGCATTCGAGCAGGTGCGTAATTCTGTAGGCTATCCGAAACTGAACGTTAAAATCGGCGCGACCCATGCCGGAATCTCCGTAGGAGAGGACGGCGCAACCCATCAGTGTAATGAAGATATTGCCCTGATGCGTACGATCCCGGGAATGGTCGTAATCAATCCGTCCGATGACGTAGAGGCTAAGGCGGCGGTTGAAGCGGCTTATGAGCATGTGGGACCTGTATATCTGCGTTTTGGAAGACTTGCTGTTCCGGTAATCAATGATCATGCAGATTATAAATTCGAGCTTGGAAAAGCGATCACGCTTCGCGAGGGTACGGATGTGACGATTATCGCGACCGGACTCCCGGTATCTGAGTCCCTGGCAGCAGCGGAGAAGTTATCAGCCGATGGAATCAGCGCGGAAGTAATCAATATGCATACGATCAAGCCGTTGGATGAGGAGGCTGTCATTAAGGCGGCTGCCAAGACCGGAAAGATCGTGACGGTAGAGGAGCACTCGATCATCGGCGGACTGGGAAGCGCGGTCTGCGACGTGGTTGCGGAAAAAGCGCCGGCAAAGGTAATGAAGATTGGAATCAATGATACTTACGGAGAATCAGGCCCGGCAGTAGAATTGATTAAGAAATATGGCCTGGATGCAGACAGCATCTATGAAAAGGTAAAAGCATTTGCAAAATAATTAATAGGTTATAGAAAAAAGCACATCCTGGGCGGGGTGTGCTTTTTGTAATTTTGAATTGCATTTTAGAAAGGATTTACAATCTTAAATGAAAGTGTTACGATATAGAAACCAGAAAAAGAGAGAGATGAGATAAAGGAGGTAGTCGTTGTGCAGGCAGCGATTACCTTTTTAGGAGAGAATGCGATGTTTGGAAGAGTAGGCGAAATGGCTAAGCGGCGCTTAAACAGACTGCGCCGCAATTGGAAGAGTGAATTTTATAGCGAAGTTAAGGATATAGCAGAGCATCCGGTGGTGCTAAGGATGAAATTATATCCTCATCATGGCAGCACAAACTGTTATCAGCATTGTATGAATGTGGCATATTACAATTACCAGTGGTGCAGGTTCCTGCACCTGGATGCAAGATCAGCAGCCAGGGCAGGGATGATCCATGATTTGTTCTTATATGACTGGCATATGCATGCCAAGAAGACGGGGGATTGTTTTCACGGGCTGACCCATCCGAAAAAGTCTTACCAGAATGCCAGGAAATTTTTTGATCTCAACCACATTGAGAAGGATATCATTCTGAATCATATGTGGCCGGTTACATTTTTTAAGATCCCAAGGACGAAAGAAGGATGGATTACGACGCTTACAGACAAGTATTGCGGCGCCTGCGAGACTAGCCGTCGAAAATAATGGGATCTACCGGGAACCTGCCGGAAATTTCCATGGACAAGCCCCACCAACCGCTAAAATATGCGGATTCCATATGCTATCATAAGCAAAAATATGCAGATGAGGTGAGAGTATATGGAAAGACAATTTCCCAAAAATGTAAGACAGATAGGAAACGTAAGCGACGAGCCTAAGATATATGTAGAAGACTATGTGGATACCTATCTGAACCAGCTGCGCGAAAGAGCAGCCGAAGAGCCGGTAGGAGTCATGCTTACCGGCGAGATCCTGATCCAGGAAGGACAGGCCGTGGTATATGCTTCCGGCGCTATACGAATGAAGGAAATTGAAGTAAATGGTACGGAAATAGTAATAGGGGAAGATACGTTTAAGGAATTGGAGGAAGAACGCAAGCAGTATTTTCCGTCCAGCGATGCGGTTGGATGGTGCCTGATCGAGAATGGACATCCTATGGGGCAGAACCGCCAGATAGCAAAAATACACGAGAAATCATTTGCAAAGTCAGATACCGTATTTATATGGAAGGATGCGGTAGACAATGAAGAAGTCTATTATGCATACAAATATGGCGAACTAATGCAGATGGGCGGACATTACATATATTATGAAAAGAATCCCAATATGCAGAACTATATGATCAGCACACGTAAAAAGATTGGCGTTACACCCAGTGAAGTGGTTGAGGATCGAGCTGCAAAGGATTTTCGTAGTGTCGTAAGAGAACGCATGGAGGATAAAGAACAGCGCCAGAGTTCCAGGCTTGTGTACGTTACAAGCGCGCTTCTGGTAGTGGTAGTTCTTGCGATCGGCATCTCAACCGTTAATAATTTTACTAAGATGGAGGCAGTTCAAAGTTCGCTTGAATCATTGTCCCAGTCGGCCAGCAAGACGGAGAGCCAGACCGGGACGGTGAATGAAGGCGAGGACGGGGCCTTGGAGGCAAACGGGATTATTGGAGACGGGGAGGCAAAAGATAAGGAAGCCTCCGGGGGAACAGTTCCAGAAACATCTACCGTCCAGGAACAGTTAAGCGATGAGGATTATTATGTAGTGAGAAAAGGGGACACGCTGGACAGCATCAGCGTAAAGGTGTATGGAGATGCCTCTCATGTAGAGGCGCTCTGTAAAATGAATGGATTGTCAGATGGCAACCTGATATACATTGGCCAAAAATTATTGTTACCATAGCTGGAAAATATGATATAATGAGCCCAAAGTGCGTAAGGATGCATTAAGCATCTTTGAATTATGACACGAATGAAAAGGAACAAAGGGGAAACAGATGATACACCGAAGAAATAAGAACCTTCGCGTTGTCAGAGAACCGGAAAATCCAGCAGACCCGACAGATAAGATTATTGAGCAGATTATGGATGAACTTAACAGTGAAGATGGTTCGATGAATGATATGGAGGAACAGATTAAAAAGCATAAGATCAAGTTCTGGCGCAGGATTATACTCAGCACGGCGGCTGTATTGGCGGTTGCGGCCGGCATATATCTTCTGGTCAATCTTCAGACTTACAGCAAGGCCCGGACTTTGGACACCTATGCAAGCGGCGGCTCGGCGAACAATAGTTATATGCAGTTTGCGGATGGCGTGCTTAAGTACAGCCGGGATGGGATTGCCTATCTGGATCAGAAGGGCGAGGAACAGTGGAATCATGCCTATCAGATTCAGAACCCTTTTTTAGACGTTAACGAGAAATCGGCGGCAATTGCAGACAAGGGCGGCAATGACATCATTGTATTCCAGGAAGATGGCCTGAAAGGAGAGATCCATACGACGCTTCCTATAGAAAAGATCAATGTCTCAGAGCAAGGGATTGTGGGCGCTATTCTGAAAAATGACGCATCAGCCAAAGTTATGTGCTATGATACCGCAGGAAATGTTCTTGTGGAGCACAAGACGTCCTTAAGCGGAACGGGATATCCGCTGGATGTATCGCTGTCTGAGGATGGAGAGGTCATGCAGGTGGTTTATCTTTATACTCAGGAGGGTAA carries:
- the dnaX gene encoding DNA polymerase III subunit gamma/tau, translating into MSYTALYRKFRPDEFEDVKGQDAIVKTLKNQIKAERIGHAYLFCGTRGTGKTTVAKIFAKAVNCEHPVDGSPCGECAMCRSIAAGTSMNVIEIDAASNNGVDNIREIREEVAYRPTEGRYKVYIIDEVHMLSIGAFNALLKTLEEPPEYVIFILATTEAHKIPITILSRCQRYDFKRISIETISDRLRELVDKEGWEVEEKAVRYIAKMADGSMRDSLSLLDQCVAFYIGEKLTYDHVLEVLGAVDTETFSRLLRELLSMDVHKVIVTVEELVMQGRELSQLASDFTWYLRNLLLVKSSDNMEDVLDVSTENLTQLKEEAQMIDNDTLIRYIRIFSDLTNQLKYATQKRVLLEVTLIKLCRPAMDQNQDALLDRIRLIEKQLEEGLLDSAVREKVVYVNSDGPAEQKEKPRPELPKALNEDVKAVAQDFRTIANDASPLLRTYLKKARLSPGEGSRLLIVLPDEVSAAAVGTAEHKEEIERLIEEKIGKQVDIEVRQLEEGRRFEDSFVDLENLIHMEITVED
- a CDS encoding YbaB/EbfC family nucleoid-associated protein, with translation MAKRGGFPGGGMPGNMANLMKQAQKMQRQMEEQAKEMETKEFTATAGGGAVEVTVSGTKKVLKVKLDEEAVDPDDVEMLEDLIVAAVNEAMDKVDEVSASAMSKFTGGMGGQMPGLF
- the recR gene encoding recombination mediator RecR, encoding MDYYSSQMSKLIEELSCLPGIGSKSAARLAFHLIHMPLDDVKRLASTMVEARENVRYCAQCYTLTDQELCPICSNSSRDHKTIMVVENTRDLAAYEKTGKYNGVYHVLHGAISPMLGIGPEDIKLKELIERLQGDVDEVIIATNSSLEGETTAMYISKLIKPTGIKVSRIASGVPVGGDLEYIDEVTLLRALEGRTQL
- a CDS encoding LacI family DNA-binding transcriptional regulator — protein: MGKKKVTSTDIARAAGVSQSTVSMVLNKKYNVSFSKETVEKVENAAKELGYVPPKRKTKKGARQEKLLVIFCSNLTNPYYVMLLQGIESRAKEQGFGLFVCNTQRDLRMEERYLKMMWELRPLGIIYTCNPSHCFMDLLKELSEKIPVAVINNQNEKMSVDAVELDNSKLGRIMARHLLELGHRKVAYIAPPLTARQKQRSKRVEGFLKVYEQAGLRDQVIIKAAREEFDQDVALIDSEYKIGYDLTRELLQETRDITAIAGLNDMIAFGIMDALHEAKIKVPADMSVMGCDNTLFARMHKVELTTIEHFVIFKGRDACDIIMKKIASHHTQYSETPPISTYHVEYEPKLIVRGTTAYAKGKKKK
- the fsa gene encoding fructose-6-phosphate aldolase; translation: MRFFIDTAKVEDIKKANDMGVICGVTTNPSLIAKEGRVFEEVIAEIASIVDGPISGEVKATTVDAEGMIAEGREIAKIHKNMVVKLPMTVEGLKACKQLTSEGIKTNVTLVFTANQALLAARAGATYVSPFLGRLDDISVRGTDLIAEIAQIFDVAGIETQIIAASVRNPIHVTDCALAGADIATVPYAVIEQMTKHPLTDAGIAKFQADYKAVFGE
- a CDS encoding transketolase, whose translation is MNKFELMKTANEIRKGIVTAVHSAKSGHPGGSLSAADIYTYLFFEEMNIDPKDPEKADRDRFVLSKGHTAPGYYSTLANRGFFPVEDLTTLRKVGSYLQGHPDMKHIPGVDMSSGSLGQGISAAVGMAISAKLSGDGYRVYTLLGDGEIQEGQVWEASMLAAHRKLDNLVVIVDNNNLQIDGAIDEVNSPYPIDKKFEAFNFHVINIDGHDFDAIDAAFKEARATKGQPTAIIAKTIKGKDVSFMENQASWHGAAPNDEQYAVAMADLEKVGEALCQK
- a CDS encoding transketolase family protein, with the protein product MSEVKKIATRESYGNALVELGKAHEDVVVLDADLAAATKTGTFKKAFPERHIDCGIAECNMIGVAAGIAATGKVPFASSFAMFAAGRAFEQVRNSVGYPKLNVKIGATHAGISVGEDGATHQCNEDIALMRTIPGMVVINPSDDVEAKAAVEAAYEHVGPVYLRFGRLAVPVINDHADYKFELGKAITLREGTDVTIIATGLPVSESLAAAEKLSADGISAEVINMHTIKPLDEEAVIKAAAKTGKIVTVEEHSIIGGLGSAVCDVVAEKAPAKVMKIGINDTYGESGPAVELIKKYGLDADSIYEKVKAFAK
- a CDS encoding HD domain-containing protein, translating into MAKRRLNRLRRNWKSEFYSEVKDIAEHPVVLRMKLYPHHGSTNCYQHCMNVAYYNYQWCRFLHLDARSAARAGMIHDLFLYDWHMHAKKTGDCFHGLTHPKKSYQNARKFFDLNHIEKDIILNHMWPVTFFKIPRTKEGWITTLTDKYCGACETSRRK
- a CDS encoding LysM peptidoglycan-binding domain-containing protein; protein product: MERQFPKNVRQIGNVSDEPKIYVEDYVDTYLNQLRERAAEEPVGVMLTGEILIQEGQAVVYASGAIRMKEIEVNGTEIVIGEDTFKELEEERKQYFPSSDAVGWCLIENGHPMGQNRQIAKIHEKSFAKSDTVFIWKDAVDNEEVYYAYKYGELMQMGGHYIYYEKNPNMQNYMISTRKKIGVTPSEVVEDRAAKDFRSVVRERMEDKEQRQSSRLVYVTSALLVVVVLAIGISTVNNFTKMEAVQSSLESLSQSASKTESQTGTVNEGEDGALEANGIIGDGEAKDKEASGGTVPETSTVQEQLSDEDYYVVRKGDTLDSISVKVYGDASHVEALCKMNGLSDGNLIYIGQKLLLP
- a CDS encoding DUF5711 family protein, whose translation is MIHRRNKNLRVVREPENPADPTDKIIEQIMDELNSEDGSMNDMEEQIKKHKIKFWRRIILSTAAVLAVAAGIYLLVNLQTYSKARTLDTYASGGSANNSYMQFADGVLKYSRDGIAYLDQKGEEQWNHAYQIQNPFLDVNEKSAAIADKGGNDIIVFQEDGLKGEIHTTLPIEKINVSEQGIVGAILKNDASAKVMCYDTAGNVLVEHKTSLSGTGYPLDVSLSEDGEVMQVVYLYTQEGKITSKVAYYNFGKKGEDKTDHQVALTEYEDTVMASGFFLNKSTSVAIGDNCLAIYKGGEVPKESSKIMIDKEIKSTFHNSKYIGMILKNEGKEGYELRLYNAGGKMAMSEDFTGDYKNVKICGSQVIMYDGKKCGIFMRSGVQRFSGEMDNNILEIFPVAGVNKYIVMNANGMEKVRLVK